The segment AGGAACGGATCGCCTCCCCCACGCCGTGCGGCCTGGCGGGCGCGATCCGGCTGTGGCTGGTGGCGCACGGCCGGACAGAGGGCGAGGGATAGGAAAACGGGCGGCACCCGCGAAGGGTCCGCCCGTCTCACGCCCCGTCAGAGGCGATCCAGTCCCGTTGCTCCTTTAATAGGTCGCCGGGGGATCGCTGGCGGGGAAGCTTTCGTCGCTCGCCTGGTCGGTCTTGCTCCAGTCGCGGTCGTTGTCGTCGCGCATCGCATCCGGGCCGGCATCGCGCACGGCCTGATGTCCCTTGTCAGGCTGGCCGCCAGCAAAGGCCGGCGCACCTTCGCGCGCAGCGAAGTTCTTTTCGTAATACTTGTAACCGACGTAGCCGAGCGTACCGAGCGCGGCGAGTTTGAGCAGTGCCATGATGTGAGAACTCCTTTGCCTGCTCAACGCAGGGGAAGGCCGTCCGTATCCCGGCAAAGCGAACGTTATTCGTCGCCCACCCGTTCCACCTGGGCGCCAACCAGCGCGAGCTTCTCTTCCAGGCGCTCATAACCGCGATCGAGGTGGTACAGCCGGCGCACTTCGGTGCGGCCTTCGGCGGCCAGTCCGGCGATCACCAGGCTCATCGATGCGCGCAGGTCCGTGGCCATCACCTCGGCTCCGGTCAGCTTGGGAACGCCGTGAACGATCGCGGTCCGTCCCGAGGTCTCGATGTTGGCACCCATGCGATTGAGCTCTGGCACGTGCATGTAGCGGTTTTCGAAGATCGTCTCGTGCAGCACGCTGGTGCCGTTCGCCACGGTCAGCAGTGCCATCAACTGGGCCTGCATGTCGGTGGCGAGCCCGGGATAGGGCGCGGTCGACAGGTTCACCGCGTTGAGCGGGCCGTCCGCGGTGACACGGATGCCCTTCTTCTCGGCCTCCACCTGCACCCCGATGTTACGCAGCGCGTGGATCGTCGCCGACATCTCGTGCGCGTTCGCCCCTTCGAGCAACACGTCGCCCCCGGTGATCGCAGCCGCGCAGGCATAGGATCCCGCCTCGATCCGGTCCGCCATCACCCGGTAGGTCGCACCGTGCAGACGCTTGGCCCCGTGGATCGTAAGGTCGGAGGTGCCGATCCCTTCGATTTCCGCGCCCATCGCGACCAGCAGGTTGCACAGGTCGACGATCTCGGGTTCGCGCGCGGCGTTGAACAGGCGGCAGGTCCCATTGGCGAGCACCGCTGCCATCAGCGCGTTCTCCGTCGCGCCGACCGACACGACCGGGAAGTCATAGTCCCCGCCCGGCAATCCGCCATCGGGTGCGTGCGCCGCGACATACCCTTGGGCGATCTCGATCACCGCGCCGAATGCGGCCAGCGCCTTAAGGTGCAGATCGATGGGGCGGTTGCCGATCGCGCAGCCGCCGGGCAGCGATACCTTGGCCTGGCCCATCCGCGCCAGCATCGGGCCGAGCACCAGGATCGAGGCGCGCATCTTGCGCACCAGATCGTACGGCGCGACGGTGCCGGTGATGCGGGTCGCCTCAAGCGTCATCACCCGCCCGAAATCTTCCGGCCGGCTGCCCTGGATCGCGGTGGTGACGCCGAACTGGTTCATCAGGTGCTGGAACCCGTCGATGTCGGCCAGCCGGGGCAGGTTGCGCAGCGTCACCGGCTCGTCGGTCAGCAGCGCGCACGGGATGAGCGTCAGCGCCGCGTTCTTGGCGCCCGAAATCGGGATGGAGCCGGACAGGCGCTTGCCGCCCTCGACGATGATTTTGTCCATTTACGCGCACTAGCGGGAATCGTCCGCGTCGCAAGCGCCGCCGGTTGCGCCGGCTTGGCGCGGTGCTAAGCCCCGAAGCCATGACGTCGCGCAAACCCATCAGAAAAGCCGTTTTTCCGGTCGCCGGGCTCGGCACCCGGTTCCTGCCCGCGACCAAGGCCATCCCTAAGGAGATGCTGCCGATCGTCGATCGCCCGCTGATCCAGTACGCGGTGGACGAGGCGCGGGAAGCGGGGATCGAACAGATGATCTTCGTCACCGGCCGCGGCAAGAGCGCGATCGAGGATCACTTCGACATCGCGTACGAGCTTGAGGTCACCATGACCCAGCGGGGCAAGGACCTGTCGGTGCTCGGCCCCACCCGGCTGATGCCGGGCAACTGCGCTTACGTCCGCCAGCAGGAGCCGCTGGGCCTCGGCCATGCGATCTGGTGCGCCCGCGACATCATCGGCGACGAACCGTTCGCGATCCTGCTGCCCGACGAACTGATGCACGGTCGCCCCGGCTGCCTGGCGCAGATGGTGGAGGCGTACGATCAGGTCGGCGGCAACCTGGTCAGCGTGCTCGAAGTCCCGCGCGAAGACGTCTCCAGCTATGGCGTGATCGCGCCGGGGGCGGAGGTGTCGGCCTCGCTGACCGAAGTCACCGGTTTGGTCGAGAAGCCGGCCGCGGCCGACGCGCCTTCCAACAAGATCATCTCGGGCCGCTACATCCTCCAGTCCGAGGTCATGCGCACGCTGGAGGACCAGGAAAAAGGCGCCGGCGGCGAGATCCAGCTCACCGACGCGATGGCCCGGATGATCGGCACGCAACCCTTCCACGCCGTCACCTTCGCCGGCCGCCGCTTCGACTGCGGCAGCAAGGCTGGCTTCGTGGAAGCGACGCTCGCCCTGGCGCTTGAGCGCGAAGACCTGGGTGCCGAAGTGCGCGCGATGGCGGAGCGGGAGTTGGGGCGCTCGACCTGACCTGTTGAGGATCGCAGCCGCCGCAGCGGGCCGCGCTCCCCTGCCGATCAGGCAGGTTGAACCACTTGTGCGCGAAGCTGTGCGCAGCTTACGCCGGCGTCACCCGCAGGGGCAGGGTCTTGAGGCCGCCCACGAAGGTGGAGCTCGACCGCCGGGCCTCGCCCGCCAGCTCTACCGCGTCCACCCGGTCGAGCAGTTCCTCGAACAGGATGCGCATCTCCAGCCGGGCGAGATGCAGGCCCAGGCACTGGTGCGCGCCCGCGCCGAACGCGAGGTGGCGATTGGGGCTGCGGGCGGCGTCGAACTTGCGCGGATCGGGGAACTGGGCGGGGTCATGGTTGGCCGCAACGTAGTTGATCATCAGCCAGTCACCCTTGGCGATGCGTTGCCCACCCACCTCGGTATCCTCGGCCGCGGTGCGCATGAAGTGCTGCACCGGGCTGGTCCAGCGGATCGCCTCCTCGACGATCCCGCCCAGCAGCGAACGGTCCGCCTTGACCCGCGCCCACTGCTCCGGGTCCTGCGCCAGCGCCAGCATCGCCCCGGCGGTGGAGGCGCTGGTGGTGTCGTGCCCCGCCGCCGCGACGATGATGTAATAGCCCATCATGTCGCGGTCATTCAGCGGCTCGCCATCGACTTGGGCGTTGGCGATGGTGCTGGCGACATCGCCCGTTGGATGAGCGCGCTTCTCCGCCGTCAGCTTGGCGAAGTAGGCCTCGAAGTCCTTGACCGCGCCGGCGATGATCTGGGTGATCACCTCGGGCGGCAGGTCTTTCATGCCCGACTGGTTGAGATCCT is part of the Altererythrobacter sp. TH136 genome and harbors:
- the galU gene encoding UTP--glucose-1-phosphate uridylyltransferase GalU — its product is MTSRKPIRKAVFPVAGLGTRFLPATKAIPKEMLPIVDRPLIQYAVDEAREAGIEQMIFVTGRGKSAIEDHFDIAYELEVTMTQRGKDLSVLGPTRLMPGNCAYVRQQEPLGLGHAIWCARDIIGDEPFAILLPDELMHGRPGCLAQMVEAYDQVGGNLVSVLEVPREDVSSYGVIAPGAEVSASLTEVTGLVEKPAAADAPSNKIISGRYILQSEVMRTLEDQEKGAGGEIQLTDAMARMIGTQPFHAVTFAGRRFDCGSKAGFVEATLALALEREDLGAEVRAMAERELGRST
- the murA gene encoding UDP-N-acetylglucosamine 1-carboxyvinyltransferase is translated as MDKIIVEGGKRLSGSIPISGAKNAALTLIPCALLTDEPVTLRNLPRLADIDGFQHLMNQFGVTTAIQGSRPEDFGRVMTLEATRITGTVAPYDLVRKMRASILVLGPMLARMGQAKVSLPGGCAIGNRPIDLHLKALAAFGAVIEIAQGYVAAHAPDGGLPGGDYDFPVVSVGATENALMAAVLANGTCRLFNAAREPEIVDLCNLLVAMGAEIEGIGTSDLTIHGAKRLHGATYRVMADRIEAGSYACAAAITGGDVLLEGANAHEMSATIHALRNIGVQVEAEKKGIRVTADGPLNAVNLSTAPYPGLATDMQAQLMALLTVANGTSVLHETIFENRYMHVPELNRMGANIETSGRTAIVHGVPKLTGAEVMATDLRASMSLVIAGLAAEGRTEVRRLYHLDRGYERLEEKLALVGAQVERVGDE
- a CDS encoding cytochrome P450 yields the protein MADPAAATPIAPPEIAREVIDPKAYAGWDHLLDTFDWLREQMPVARIVPEPAELHPPFWLVTRYDDVMRISKDNATFLNNPRTVVFSTTDGIEFAKAFSGGSEHMVASLVTFDAPTHMKYRKLTQEWFMPKNLRGIEDEVRGIARAAVDRLLAAGPQVDFCKEVAAPYPLHVVMQILGVPEEDEQRMLMLTQQMFGGQDEDLNQSGMKDLPPEVITQIIAGAVKDFEAYFAKLTAEKRAHPTGDVASTIANAQVDGEPLNDRDMMGYYIIVAAAGHDTTSASTAGAMLALAQDPEQWARVKADRSLLGGIVEEAIRWTSPVQHFMRTAAEDTEVGGQRIAKGDWLMINYVAANHDPAQFPDPRKFDAARSPNRHLAFGAGAHQCLGLHLARLEMRILFEELLDRVDAVELAGEARRSSSTFVGGLKTLPLRVTPA